The following are encoded together in the Astyanax mexicanus isolate ESR-SI-001 chromosome 8, AstMex3_surface, whole genome shotgun sequence genome:
- the pfn2a gene encoding profilin 2a isoform X1 produces the protein MSWQSYVDNLMADGSCQDSAIVGYTDAKYVWASSEGGTFSGITADEIDVIVGKDREAFFTNGLTLGKKKCSVIRDSLQIDGDWTMDIRTKSQGGEPTYNVSVGRAGKVLVLVMGKEGTHGGQLNKKAFSMAEYLRKVGY, from the exons ATGTCTTGGCAGAGCTACGTGGATAACCTGATGGCCGATGGCAGCTGCCAGGATTCCGCCATCGTCGGTTACACAGACGCCAAATACGTGTGGGCATCGTCGGAGGGTGGCACTTTCAGCGGCATAACG GCTGACGAAATCGATGTCATAGTCGGTAAAGACCGTGAGGCCTTCTTCACCAACGGGCTGACCCTAGGGAAAAAGAAATGCTCTGTGATCAGAGACAGCCTGCAGATCGATGGGGACTGGACTATGGACATCAGGACGAAGAGTCAAGGAGGGGAGCCAACATACAATGTTTCCGTAGGCAGAGCTGGCAAAG TATTGGTTTTAGTCATGGGAAAGGAAGGTACCCACGGAGGACAGCTCAACAAGAAAGCATTTAGCATGGCTGAGTACCTGAGGAAAGTTGGATACTGA
- the pfn2a gene encoding profilin 2a isoform X2 has protein sequence MSWQSYVDNLMADGSCQDSAIVGYTDAKYVWASSEGGTFSGITADEIDVIVGKDREAFFTNGLTLGKKKCSVIRDSLQIDGDWTMDIRTKSQGGEPTYNVSVGRAGKVLVLVMGKEGVHGGGLNKKAYSMAKYLRDSGF, from the exons ATGTCTTGGCAGAGCTACGTGGATAACCTGATGGCCGATGGCAGCTGCCAGGATTCCGCCATCGTCGGTTACACAGACGCCAAATACGTGTGGGCATCGTCGGAGGGTGGCACTTTCAGCGGCATAACG GCTGACGAAATCGATGTCATAGTCGGTAAAGACCGTGAGGCCTTCTTCACCAACGGGCTGACCCTAGGGAAAAAGAAATGCTCTGTGATCAGAGACAGCCTGCAGATCGATGGGGACTGGACTATGGACATCAGGACGAAGAGTCAAGGAGGGGAGCCAACATACAATGTTTCCGTAGGCAGAGCTGGCAAAG TCTTGGTTCTTGTAATGGGCAAAGAAGGGGTCCATGGAGGCGGATTGAATAAGAAGGCATACTCAATGGCAAAGTACTTGAGGGATTCAGGGTTCTAA
- the ahsg2 gene encoding alpha-2-HS-glycoprotein 2 — MKLQATSAVLSLLLVGSWAQALLPNITLPTCDSPEAQAATQVALDYINAQNTHGYKYALNQIEDIKIITRPDGAQTYMLELEFLETKCHVLDPTPAAQCPIRTIAETAVEADCDVALSKTAGVLSVVAFKCKTETETPDSDLGPCVGCSSLIPLNDTDAALLVQASLDIFNKNNTFNSVFALFEVGRLSSQVVSGGLKLSAEYAIIETNCTSTDDKGCVPLNHTVARHGFCFSEGIGLATSVNCQIYLTMEQIVDPASNITAPPAPPQVLLHAHTAGPGLSPAIHALKHHKLTALHDPSASGLLSAESAESVEAPVVVVPVAPVVPEVPAVVGDVPADVSADVPAGAAPVVKREVAAEAATPAAEEKAAEPLLAAGVPLVPRCPGKIIHFST, encoded by the exons ATGAAGCTCCAGGCTACCTCCGCTGTCCTCAGCCTCCTGCTGGTGGGCTCCTGGGCCCAGGCGCTGCTGCCCAACATCACCCTTCCCACCTGCGACTCTCCGGAGGCCCAGGCCGCCACTCAGGTGGCTCTGGACTACATCAACGCTCAGAACACTCACGGCTACAAGTACGCCCTGAACCAGATCGAGGACATCAAGATCATCACCAGG cCTGATGGAGCACAGACCTATATGTTGGAGCTGGAGTTCTTGGAGACCAAGTGTCACGTTCTAGACCCCACGCCTGCAGCTCAGTGCCCCATCAGGACCATAGCTGAGACG GCTGTGGAGGCTGACTGTGATGTCGCTCTCTCTAAAACTGCGGGGGTGCTCTCTGTCGTAGCGTTCAAGTGTAAAACTGAAACAG AAACGCCGGACTCTGATTTGGGTCCTTGTGTGGGCTGCTCCTCTCTGATCCCACTAAACGACACTGACGCCGCTCTGCTGGTTCAGGCCTCACTGGATATTTTCAACAAAAATAacacctttaattcagtgttcGCACTTTTCGAGGTTGGCCGCCTGTCGTCTCag GTTGTTTCCGGAGGATTGAAACTCTCAGCAGAATACGCCATCATCGAAACTAACTGCACATCTACTGATGACAAAGGCTGTGTCCCTCTGAACCACACTGTTGCT CGCCATGGCTTCTGTTTTTCTGAAGGCATAGGACTCGCCACATCAGTCAACTGTCAAATCTACCTTACCATG GAGCAAATTGTGGATCCAGCTTCCAACATTACTGCTCCTCCTGCACCTCCTCAGGTTCTCCTCCACGCCCACACCGCCGGGCCTGGCCTCAGCCCTGCCATCCACGCCCTCAAACACCACAAACTCACAGCCCTGCACGACCCCTCAGCCAGCGGCCTGCTGTCCGCAGAGTCTGCTGAGTCAGTGGAGGCTCCGGTGGTTGTGGTGCCAGTGGCGCCCGTGGTGCCTGAGGTGCCTGCGGTAGTCGGGGATGTACCTGCCGACGTGTCTGCGGATGTACCCGCCGGCGCCGCCCCTGTAGTGAAGAGGGAGGTGGCAGCAGAGGCGGCAACTCCCGCAGCAGAAGAGAAAGCAGCAGAGCCGCTCTTGGCAGCAGGTGTTCCACTGGTTCCCCGCTGCCCGGGAAAAATCATACACTTTTCCACCTAA
- the LOC111194260 gene encoding uncharacterized protein C6orf132 homolog, whose product MCANCVVFGMGGKRDWVMLSLLIVGLSPLGHCAALKDGKKLESSSVLNTNTQRTRILGKKAGDQKLKSKVWPGRLIIGLKESAPEDYHNIPEGMESGNASPHHEPGYQSDQADWSDLQHLQGSVYGFGAPSSPAVQQLLGMRPKVECTEDFMRLKVHGSISAFDYGLLIDRGSVPPLPLSRVPLECGFRVQRRWRDLDFIVPYDGCYVLQERDAYVVPIRLCGLEAKLSCPLLNLAPSLPSVSCYPNGMIVKTQNVAPVEDLRVKVENQWQLLLDASPKCGYSIVSHPDGMVISAPYKPCMEEKNEMYSLHMAAKTEFSLFCPSLVPGLPLNLSSPHPPNLSDSVDGSTVDVVPTDASPEPTQRPTGWQWFGRPHQGYRPDTFKPKPSPTPSSWRGPWPTSVPSAATPQNVPGVHYPQFPETWYPPYPPYPRLTPTPAPPVLPRKPKPVQDVAPTSEPRPAFPDPSSEQLGDFGYPPPEVPRETTFPKYEGVPPPVSLGTYPFLYLGDPGPVNPPENIFVPAAQPYPPQYPPQYPRGPLPSSTVEPFVASGVLGLTGYHWAPTEMPPESGLPQGPQWPYPYQYPPRPALSPTAAPPFEASSVLGAAGSRYQDVSQTSSNPLGYPQCCQSPVMYSNCCPPPVIYHQHNHHHFDFSNPIFNHGATSRSTRNLTSKAFYHVAHRGSAQRFGATQNRGDYAHSLRLKDEIQQASAKPYHRFSKHTKLTKPTTRTQMMPDSSTPPAKPFWAGQVQPLLSGSSQNTPNPVAFAHLGNLGHLGDNDDKPRLGPAPNFGEFSAEYSRTNPQPVPEQVPEENAGPSLVEDMSWSGPAPPIISTSGQAHLPDPDPYVLLPHQSFQPNYRDPVNNIQRPDYINLPTYFSRDPSTQVVLTGLETRPEQQMQDRSLTNQMMINQGASEQTQSSEPQVQPSAHSQQQVPRVPGGPPSAPSSKELTEAPSMSLLQMLTGPFSQRWVPVVPPNQVEQAGGVRTPPSRLQPTNYQPHGLV is encoded by the exons ATGTGTGCAAACTGTGTCGTTTTTGGAATGGGTGGTAAAAGGGACTGGGTGATGTTGAGTTTACTCATTGTTGGGTTGAGCCCTCTTGGACACTGTGCTGCTCTGAAAGATGGAAAGAAGCTGGAATCTTCGAGTGTTTTAAATACGAATACACAGAGAACTCGTATATTGGGTAAGAAAGCTGGAGACCAGAAGCTAAAATCAAAGGTATGGCCCGGAAGACTCATCATTGGGCTAAAGGAGAGTGCTCCTGAGGACTATCACAATATTCCTGAGGGCATGGAAAGTGGCAATGCATCTCCTCATCATGAACCTGGCTATCAGTCTGACCAGGCCG ACTGGAGCGATCTGCAACACCTCCAGGGATCGGTCTACGGCTTCGGTGCTCCCTCGTCTCCAGCAGTGCAGCAGCTGCTTGGGATGAGGCCCAAAGTGGAATGTACTGAAGATTTCATGAGGCTGAAGGTTCACGGATCGATCAGTGCCTTTGATTATGGTTTGCTTATTGATCGAG GTAGTGTTCCACCCCTTCCCTTATCGAGAGTTCCTTTAGAGTGTGGCTTCCGAGTACAGAGGAGGTGGAGGGACTTGGACTTTATTGTGCCATATGATGGATGTTATGTATTGCAAGAg AGGGATGCCTATGTTGTCCCAATACGACTGTGTGGATTGGAGGCTAAACTGTCTTGTCCCTTGCTGAATCTGGCTCCAAGTCTTCCTTCTGTCTCCTGTTATCCTAACGGCATGATCGTAAAAACTCAAAATGTTGCCCCTGTTGAGGACCTGCGGGTCAAAG TTGAGAATCAGTGGCAGCTCCTTTTGGATGCATCACCTAAATGTGGCTATAGCATAGTGTCCCACCCAGACGGCATGGTCATCTCTGCCCCCTATAAGCCGTGCATGGAGGAAAAG AATGAAATGTATTCTCTACACATGGCTGCAAAAACTGAGTTCAGTCTCTTCTGTCCGTCCCTTGTGCCTGGTTTACCTCTTAATCTGTCAAGTCCACATCCACCAAATCTGAGCGACAGCGTTGATGGTTCCACTGTAGACGTAGTGCCGACTGATGCAAGTCCAGAACCCACTCAACGTCCAACAGGCTGGCAATGGTTTGGTCGTCCTCATCAAGGGTATAGACCAGACACTTTTAAGCCTAAGCCTAGTCCTACTCCTTCTAGCTGGAGAGGTCCATGGCCTACAAGTGTACCATCTGCAGCTACACCACAAAATGTTCCTGGAGTGCATTATCCACAGTTTCCTGAAACATGGTACCCTCCATACCCTCCATACCCTCGGCTAACCCCTACTCCTGCTCCACCAGTTCTCCCACGAAAGCCCAAACCTGTCCAAGATGTTGCTCCTACCTCTGAACCAAGGCCTGCATTTCCAGACCCATCTTCAGAACAACTTGGGGATTTTGGTTACCCACCTCCTGAAGTACCAAGGGAAACTACTTTTCCTAAATATGAGGGTGTCCCCCCACCTGTGTCTCTTGGTACTTACCCTTTCCTATACCTGGGAGACCCTGGACCTGTAAACCCCCCTGAAAACATCTTTGTCCCTGCAGCTCAACCTTATCCACCCCAGTATCCACCCCAATATCCACGAGGGCCTTTACCATCATCTACAGTTGAACCATTTGTTGCCTCTGGTGTTCTTGGGCTGACAGGTTATCACTGGGCACCTACCGAAATGCCCCCGGAATCTGGTCTTCCCCAAGGACCCCAGTGGCCGTATCCATACCAGTACCCACCAAGACCTGCTCTTTCCCCCACGGCTGCACCTCCATTTGAAGCCTCAAGTGTCTTGGGGGCAGCAGGTTCTCGTTACCAGGATGTTTCACAGACATCATCAAACCCTCTTGGCTACCCGCAATGCTGCCAGTCACCAGTAATGTACTCAAACTGTTGCCCACCACCGGTAATCtaccatcagcacaatcaccaCCACTTTGATTTCTCTAATCCCATCTTTAACCATGGTGCAACATCAAGGTCAACCAGAAACTTGACCTCAAAAGCTTTTTATCATGTTGCGCACCGTGGTTCTGCACAGAGATTCGGCGCTACGCAAAACCGGGGTGACTATGCTCATTCCCTGCGGTTAAAAGATGAAATCCAGCAGGCATCTGCAAAACCCTACCACCGATTTAGCAAGCATACGAAGCTCACAAAGCCAACGACGAGAACACAGATGATGCCTGACTCTTCTACTCCGCCAGCTAAACCTTTTTGGGCTGGTCAGGTGCAGCCGTTATTGTCTGGCTCTTCACAGAACACTCCAAATCCTGTAGCTTTTGCTCATCTTGGAAATCTTGGACATCTTGGAGATAACGATGATAAACCAAGACTTGGACCTGCTCCTAATTTTGGTGAATTCAGTGCTGAATACAGCAGAACAAATCCTCAACCAGTGCCTGAACAAGTGCCTGAAGAAAATGCTGGTCCAAGCCTTGTGGAAGACATGTCCTGGAGTGGTCCAGCTCCGCCCATCATTTCAACTTCAGGACAAGCACATTTACCAGACCCCGACCCCTATGTGCTCCTACCTCACCAAAGTTTTCAGCCGAATTATCGAGATCCAGTTAATAACATCCAACGTCCTGATTACATTAACCTTCCTACGTATTTCTCACGTGACCCTTCCACACAAGTGGTGCTCACGGGTTTGGAGACCAGACCTGAACAACAAATGCAAGACCGTAGTTTAACAAATCAAATGATGATAAATCAAGGTGCATCTGAGCAAACTCAAAGCTCTGAGCCTCAAGTTCAACCAAGCGCTCATTCTCAACAGCAGGTTCCTCGTGTTCCTGGTGGACCCCCCAGTGCTCCTTCCTCCAAGGAGCTTACTGAAGCCCCTTCAATGTCACTCTTACAAATGCTCACTGGACCGTTTAGCCAACGCTGGGTTCCTGTTGTTCCACCTAATCAAGTGGAGCAAGCAGGTGGAGTTCGTACGCCCCCCAGCAGGCTGCAACCAACTAACTACCAGCCTCATG GTCTTGTTTGA